A single window of Flavobacterium aestivum DNA harbors:
- a CDS encoding phage tail tape measure protein encodes MGKKSKLELIMELGDKMFNNKLSQVQAKLSHATDKMEEKLQSFNMKQIKVFSNIGEAFDPIKINQMTDLFNSVSEQLDFTNDISNTQTALQQMDVSNVDEMSAKIHKISKLFNEDSIEIAKAANAMTKQIGGSFESNLALLQAGYEKGANLNGDMLDQFKEYGPQVRELGLDASQMLAIMTNAGKQGIFSDKAIDSIKEANLSLKEMGPNQLAALKGIGLGVKDLVGKTSFEAVQLISKSMEGATAQAKQLALTDIFKGAGEDAGMSFILGLGTMELDPNKLKSFKSADADFKTWVAEIQTSIAESVGGWMPLIQALGMGGMAISGIISLGTELFPMLGKVAKSLKLVEGAQWLWNIAMSMNPIGLIVIGIATLIGIIVLAIAKWDEWGASLMLFLGPIGLVVSAFKSLYDHWESIKSAFQTDGIVGGLKRIGVVLLDALLKPLQQILELAAKIDPTGLAQKGLDKIKQFRESNNLITSGEKDPKLSPKSNSPADNAPISPLLKAPVIDGKLAPDDKKKKQGENVNRVAGSANQIRKIDIRIDSFNKGGINVAESAYAGMTKDDVEAWFKEMMRRVIVNAETA; translated from the coding sequence ATGGGCAAAAAATCAAAATTAGAGTTGATTATGGAGCTTGGTGATAAAATGTTTAACAACAAATTATCTCAAGTACAGGCGAAGTTATCGCATGCAACCGATAAGATGGAAGAAAAACTGCAAAGCTTTAATATGAAACAAATCAAAGTATTTTCTAATATTGGTGAAGCATTTGACCCTATTAAAATAAACCAAATGACGGATTTATTTAATAGCGTATCCGAACAGTTGGACTTCACAAATGACATTAGCAATACGCAAACTGCTTTACAGCAAATGGATGTTTCTAATGTAGACGAAATGAGTGCCAAAATTCATAAAATAAGCAAGCTTTTCAACGAAGACAGCATCGAAATTGCAAAAGCAGCCAATGCTATGACTAAACAAATTGGAGGCAGTTTTGAAAGCAATTTAGCATTATTACAGGCGGGTTACGAAAAAGGAGCAAACCTAAACGGCGATATGCTTGACCAGTTCAAAGAATATGGGCCACAAGTACGTGAACTTGGTTTGGATGCCTCTCAAATGCTGGCCATTATGACCAACGCAGGTAAGCAGGGTATTTTCTCCGACAAAGCAATCGACTCCATTAAGGAGGCGAATTTGAGTTTAAAAGAAATGGGACCCAATCAACTAGCTGCTTTAAAAGGAATAGGGTTAGGTGTAAAAGATTTGGTTGGAAAGACTTCTTTTGAAGCCGTACAATTGATTTCAAAATCAATGGAAGGAGCAACTGCACAAGCCAAGCAACTCGCATTGACTGATATCTTTAAAGGTGCAGGTGAGGATGCAGGTATGAGTTTTATTTTAGGTCTTGGAACTATGGAACTCGACCCTAATAAATTAAAGTCGTTTAAATCTGCTGATGCCGATTTTAAAACTTGGGTGGCAGAAATACAGACCTCTATTGCGGAAAGCGTAGGCGGTTGGATGCCTTTAATACAAGCGTTAGGTATGGGCGGAATGGCAATATCGGGAATTATAAGCTTAGGAACTGAATTATTTCCAATGCTTGGTAAGGTAGCCAAATCACTTAAACTTGTAGAAGGCGCTCAATGGTTGTGGAATATCGCAATGAGTATGAATCCAATAGGGTTAATAGTTATAGGAATCGCGACATTAATTGGAATTATTGTTCTTGCTATTGCAAAATGGGATGAATGGGGCGCATCGTTAATGCTGTTTTTAGGACCAATAGGTCTAGTTGTTAGTGCCTTTAAATCACTTTATGACCATTGGGAAAGCATTAAATCGGCATTCCAAACCGATGGCATTGTAGGAGGTTTAAAACGAATAGGAGTTGTTTTGCTAGATGCTTTGCTCAAGCCATTACAACAAATACTGGAGTTAGCCGCTAAAATTGACCCAACAGGATTGGCTCAAAAAGGACTGGATAAAATCAAACAGTTTAGAGAATCAAACAATTTGATTACGTCTGGAGAAAAAGACCCCAAGCTATCTCCTAAATCAAATTCACCTGCAGATAACGCTCCTATAAGTCCGTTGCTTAAAGCTCCTGTTATCGACGGTAAGCTAGCTCCAGACGATAAGAAGAAAAAGCAAGGTGAAAACGTGAACCGAGTGGCTGGGTCTGCCAATCAAATTCGAAAAATCGACATTCGTATTGACTCATTTAACAAAGGCGGTATCAATGTAGCTGAAAGTGCTTATGCAGGAATGACTAAAGATGATGTCGAAGCATGGTTTAAAGAAATGATGCGTCGTGTGATTGTTAATGCTGAAACAGCTTAG
- a CDS encoding DUF6046 domain-containing protein, whose amino-acid sequence MPITDAYKHVFNDVVAFPSNITIDLVARYAAAFGMMAAGAAIEKVFVEKTKNKDYNFQYFPIQDGSVDYVKMVVPGQEALEFSTVLHGDRGNVFAPPLLIGFSQEKSLIETEVNDDDPIVIERWGTKPWDITINGILIDLDNRIYPTDEIRRLNRNWKYNGVVKVIGKQFEEKDIDSLYFRSINFTAVEGYQDTIQFTINASSIKAVNFTLLKPNS is encoded by the coding sequence ATGCCAATAACAGATGCTTACAAACACGTCTTTAATGACGTTGTTGCTTTCCCGTCAAACATAACGATCGATTTGGTAGCACGCTATGCGGCCGCTTTTGGAATGATGGCAGCGGGAGCGGCTATTGAAAAAGTATTTGTTGAAAAAACTAAAAACAAAGATTACAATTTTCAATATTTCCCTATTCAAGATGGGAGTGTGGACTATGTAAAAATGGTTGTTCCTGGGCAAGAAGCTTTAGAATTTTCGACCGTATTACATGGCGACAGAGGCAATGTTTTTGCGCCTCCTTTATTGATCGGTTTTTCTCAAGAAAAGTCTCTGATTGAAACCGAAGTCAATGACGATGATCCGATCGTAATTGAAAGATGGGGAACAAAGCCGTGGGATATCACTATTAATGGCATTTTGATTGATTTAGACAACAGAATTTATCCAACAGATGAGATACGTCGTTTAAATCGAAATTGGAAATATAATGGCGTGGTTAAGGTTATAGGGAAGCAATTTGAAGAAAAAGACATCGATAGTTTGTATTTCCGATCAATCAATTTTACGGCTGTTGAAGGTTACCAGGACACTATACAATTTACCATCAATGCAAGTTCAATAAAGGCAGTCAATTTCACACTTTTGAAACCAAATAGTTAA
- a CDS encoding DUF2586 family protein, whose protein sequence is MANLDAAKIKKGKVGANRQNNDRGISGLIVSSPVNTLLPFKKTVQLYGLYDAEQNGITPEFDKTNNVNVYRHVREFYRGAGEGVELNVMLVPQTETLITITEDTTGDKVKRLLVDAAYKVRQVAIALNPTVIGVAVDGLPPDVFGSIPKAQGTAEWAYNQFMPVHLFVEGYGLSGTAAVVPDLRDIENVEATKVTMVIGQDWQYAETKTGIAQKFADVGTILGICAAAGINQNIGDNEAFNLTNAGKSAWLVPGLSNHKTNKEVYAELQTFEDKGYVFGITYPGLAGVRINNDHVCAPIKIDAEGNINEHTIAYGRVMDDCARQLRTAYLPKVKKTYPVNAAGKLPTGVRVSLETIGDNIFTDMQNAVEISAGKTTIDPNSDLLVAKELKVSFNVQPTGVLGYLNGTINLKAKQ, encoded by the coding sequence ATGGCAAATTTAGATGCTGCAAAAATAAAAAAAGGGAAAGTTGGAGCCAATAGGCAAAACAACGACAGGGGAATTTCAGGACTCATTGTGAGTTCGCCTGTCAATACTCTTTTACCGTTTAAAAAAACGGTTCAATTGTACGGTTTGTACGATGCCGAACAAAATGGTATTACCCCCGAATTTGACAAGACAAACAATGTAAACGTATATCGCCACGTGCGAGAATTTTACAGAGGTGCCGGTGAAGGTGTTGAGCTTAATGTAATGTTAGTACCTCAAACGGAAACGTTGATAACCATTACTGAAGATACTACTGGCGACAAAGTAAAACGTTTACTGGTTGATGCCGCTTACAAGGTTAGACAAGTGGCCATTGCTTTAAACCCAACGGTTATTGGTGTGGCTGTTGATGGATTGCCACCGGATGTTTTCGGGTCAATTCCAAAAGCACAAGGTACGGCCGAATGGGCTTATAATCAATTTATGCCAGTACACTTATTCGTTGAGGGTTATGGCTTGAGTGGCACGGCTGCAGTAGTTCCTGACTTGAGAGATATTGAAAATGTTGAGGCAACAAAAGTAACTATGGTTATTGGCCAAGACTGGCAATACGCTGAAACTAAAACAGGAATAGCCCAAAAATTTGCCGATGTAGGTACAATTTTGGGGATATGTGCGGCTGCTGGAATTAATCAAAACATTGGAGATAACGAGGCATTCAATTTAACCAATGCCGGAAAGTCTGCTTGGTTGGTTCCTGGACTATCGAACCATAAAACCAATAAAGAAGTTTATGCTGAATTGCAAACTTTTGAAGATAAAGGATATGTGTTTGGTATTACTTATCCTGGTCTAGCGGGAGTCCGTATCAATAACGACCACGTTTGCGCACCTATTAAAATAGATGCTGAAGGCAACATCAACGAGCATACAATTGCTTACGGCCGTGTTATGGACGACTGCGCTAGACAGTTAAGAACCGCTTATTTACCTAAGGTTAAAAAAACGTATCCGGTTAACGCAGCGGGTAAACTACCAACAGGTGTGCGTGTGAGTTTGGAAACCATTGGCGACAACATATTTACCGATATGCAGAACGCTGTCGAAATATCTGCGGGTAAAACGACCATTGACCCGAATAGTGATTTGTTGGTTGCAAAAGAGCTGAAGGTATCTTTTAACGTGCAACCTACTGGTGTACTGGGCTATTTAAACGGAACTATTAACCTTAAAGCTAAGCAATAA
- a CDS encoding phage minor head protein — MKQFKIPSKKITIQAINHGKEITYHKCCGSIAPVVEASTKILDDLTNKLLTAVWNKEETIGTQGQLIVAEALQLVDGLKSGYGTISGFNTPDSLAYQLMEYNLFEFSESKTEARLAAMTDLLLDQDKNEIRSEADFKKLANERVANLNQNYLTTEYNLSVAVGQNSAAYHRFLAEKDTVTSYVQYQTAGDSKVRNEHAKLDGKIFNLSDREAMKLFPPNGHGCRCEFTQYNQTPKSGEVMSGKVAQEMLNADNANWSKSQFNINRGDLKEVFTKSQFYSDIKGLPKKLNDMTLDKYDLKKWDSFKFDLNPISLDESITADNVKELFKKDKSGAFMGFKDYYGRKMVLTEKNFDFHTKGKYVKPIENRHQIFPHIKEILNSPDEVWYNNPDKLEGKFQSRYIKFYQDTMVIVDCKLNNNGLEVLTWYQAKKEDLNLRKGLLVRNKAI, encoded by the coding sequence ATGAAGCAATTCAAAATCCCGAGCAAAAAGATAACCATTCAGGCGATAAACCATGGAAAAGAGATTACTTATCATAAGTGCTGCGGTTCCATCGCTCCTGTAGTTGAAGCAAGCACCAAAATACTAGACGATTTAACTAATAAATTACTTACTGCTGTATGGAACAAAGAGGAAACAATAGGCACACAGGGACAGTTAATAGTTGCTGAAGCTTTGCAATTAGTTGACGGTTTAAAATCGGGTTATGGCACAATTTCAGGGTTTAATACGCCCGATAGTTTGGCTTATCAGCTGATGGAATATAACCTTTTTGAATTTTCGGAATCGAAGACGGAGGCACGTTTGGCCGCCATGACTGATTTACTATTAGACCAGGATAAAAACGAAATTAGATCAGAAGCCGATTTTAAGAAACTGGCTAATGAACGTGTAGCTAATTTGAATCAAAACTATCTAACCACTGAATATAATCTTTCGGTGGCCGTGGGTCAAAATTCGGCAGCATATCACCGTTTTTTAGCCGAAAAGGACACGGTTACTTCTTATGTTCAATATCAAACTGCAGGAGATTCAAAAGTAAGAAATGAACACGCCAAACTGGATGGTAAAATATTCAACTTAAGCGACCGTGAAGCTATGAAGTTATTTCCTCCAAATGGTCACGGGTGTCGCTGCGAGTTTACACAATATAACCAAACTCCGAAATCAGGTGAAGTAATGAGCGGTAAAGTCGCTCAGGAAATGCTTAACGCTGACAATGCAAACTGGTCAAAAAGTCAATTCAATATCAATCGAGGTGACCTGAAAGAAGTATTTACCAAATCACAGTTTTACAGCGATATCAAAGGACTGCCGAAAAAGTTAAACGATATGACTTTAGATAAGTATGATCTAAAAAAATGGGATTCGTTTAAATTCGATTTAAACCCTATTTCACTAGACGAAAGCATTACTGCAGACAATGTAAAAGAATTGTTTAAAAAGGACAAATCAGGAGCTTTTATGGGGTTCAAAGACTACTATGGCCGTAAGATGGTGTTAACTGAAAAGAACTTCGATTTTCACACCAAAGGAAAGTATGTGAAACCAATTGAAAACAGACATCAGATATTCCCGCATATCAAAGAAATATTGAATAGTCCGGATGAAGTTTGGTATAATAACCCCGATAAATTAGAAGGGAAATTCCAGTCTCGTTATATCAAGTTCTATCAAGATACTATGGTTATAGTAGATTGTAAATTGAATAACAATGGGCTTGAAGTATTGACTTGGTATCAGGCAAAAAAAGAAGACCTAAACTTACGCAAAGGTCTTCTTGTTAGGAATAAAGCTATTTAA
- a CDS encoding phage portal protein family protein, translated as MRKNTNRILNNRNKGGFSPVAKTDTLPLKSGKRNADAIIMQIAKSYKDRSRKEIQSWRLALTAIEHIETPRYNRYFDLVDDLKTDGTLLKNVILRKTATLSVGFQIRNEKTGDINEEATKLLNQKWFYRYLNLELDAILFGTKLIEFSEFNDKKIKFSVLPSRNLVPSQKRIYPDLSKDKIFIEYDSDQNKPWIIELNQDDPLGLINNIIPNLIWKRNVAQSWAEFCEKFGMPMISATTNNSNSTHIDNVEKQLLALAEASVGVFPEGTTIKFDEANRTDAYNVYSKFIEYNTTEISGVLVGSNTIGSNEANRSNTEVHERSLDFKISQSDRKNIGFNINDELLPLLQIQGYSYISDDDIFEWIESKEEIDLTKFWEIVKGIMEEFDVDEEWVSKTFNVPITGKKQTQSNNQIVASAPIMEAILKLIKNEAIQNPEQKDNHSGDKPWKRDYLS; from the coding sequence ATGAGAAAGAATACAAACAGAATACTTAACAACCGTAATAAGGGCGGTTTTTCGCCTGTAGCGAAAACAGATACTTTGCCTTTGAAATCAGGCAAACGAAATGCTGATGCCATCATTATGCAAATTGCCAAATCATACAAAGACCGCTCTAGAAAAGAAATTCAATCATGGCGTTTGGCACTAACCGCTATTGAACATATTGAAACACCACGGTACAATCGCTATTTTGATTTAGTTGATGATTTGAAAACGGACGGAACACTTTTAAAAAATGTTATCCTTAGAAAGACAGCAACTTTAAGTGTTGGATTTCAAATAAGAAATGAAAAAACAGGTGATATAAATGAAGAAGCAACCAAATTACTTAATCAAAAATGGTTCTATCGCTATTTAAATCTTGAATTAGATGCTATACTTTTTGGAACTAAATTAATTGAGTTTTCAGAGTTTAACGATAAGAAAATTAAATTTTCTGTTCTACCTTCAAGAAACTTAGTACCTAGTCAAAAAAGAATTTATCCTGATTTATCAAAAGATAAAATTTTTATAGAATATGATTCTGATCAAAATAAGCCGTGGATAATTGAACTTAATCAAGACGACCCTTTAGGACTTATTAATAATATTATTCCAAACTTAATTTGGAAACGAAATGTAGCACAGTCATGGGCTGAGTTTTGCGAAAAGTTTGGAATGCCGATGATTTCAGCAACTACCAATAATAGCAATTCTACGCACATCGATAATGTCGAAAAGCAATTATTGGCATTAGCTGAAGCTTCAGTAGGTGTTTTCCCTGAAGGAACTACTATCAAGTTTGACGAAGCTAATAGAACCGATGCTTACAATGTGTATTCAAAATTTATTGAATACAATACTACTGAAATTTCAGGTGTGTTAGTGGGTTCTAATACGATAGGAAGCAATGAAGCCAATCGATCTAATACCGAAGTTCACGAACGCTCTTTAGATTTCAAAATTAGTCAATCCGATAGGAAAAATATAGGCTTTAATATCAATGATGAATTATTGCCTTTGTTACAAATTCAAGGCTACAGCTACATTTCTGATGATGATATTTTTGAATGGATAGAATCGAAAGAAGAAATAGATCTAACTAAGTTTTGGGAAATCGTAAAAGGCATTATGGAAGAATTTGACGTAGACGAAGAGTGGGTTTCTAAAACATTTAACGTACCGATAACTGGCAAAAAACAAACTCAATCAAATAACCAAATTGTAGCATCAGCACCGATAATGGAGGCTATTTTAAAACTTATAAAAAATGAAGCAATTCAAAATCCCGAGCAAAAAGATAACCATTCAGGCGATAAACCATGGAAAAGAGATTACTTATCATAA
- a CDS encoding phage holin family protein encodes MINYFLKGFGFVSLGDFTKSAFGFIYTSTSIIKIDLILAFIFSIVSFLFGFNHLFLIAYVVLLVSEWYTGVQASLKRGERHESRKFGRMILKIATYLVPIYILNTFAKNADFIKIMDMELDPFAWLYWAVLLGIIWQLLVSLLENLDSLGVRYAKTLIRIINKKFYKQFELDDGDNSLT; translated from the coding sequence ATGATAAATTATTTTTTAAAAGGATTCGGTTTTGTCTCCTTAGGTGATTTTACAAAGAGTGCTTTCGGATTCATTTATACATCAACTTCAATTATTAAAATCGATTTAATCTTGGCTTTTATATTCTCAATTGTTAGTTTTTTGTTTGGGTTCAATCACCTTTTTTTAATTGCTTACGTTGTCCTTTTGGTTTCAGAATGGTACACAGGAGTACAAGCTTCGCTCAAAAGAGGCGAACGACACGAAAGTCGAAAGTTTGGTAGAATGATTTTAAAAATAGCTACTTATTTAGTGCCTATTTACATCTTAAACACTTTTGCCAAAAATGCTGATTTTATCAAAATAATGGATATGGAATTAGATCCTTTTGCATGGTTGTATTGGGCGGTTTTACTGGGTATTATTTGGCAATTATTAGTTAGTCTTTTGGAAAATTTAGACAGTTTAGGTGTCCGTTATGCGAAGACATTAATCCGAATTATCAATAAAAAGTTTTACAAACAATTTGAATTAGACGATGGAGATAATAGCCTTACATAA
- a CDS encoding LysM peptidoglycan-binding domain-containing protein: MEIIALHNQTLADIAVRHCGTIGALVEIAILNNISITTDLYAGQIIQIPSKDYGNQEVVNYFATNKVEPATALTKEHIALIEGNSGIGYWIIENNFIVQ; encoded by the coding sequence ATGGAGATAATAGCCTTACATAATCAAACTTTAGCAGATATCGCTGTTAGGCATTGTGGAACTATTGGAGCTCTGGTCGAAATAGCCATTCTAAATAATATCAGTATTACCACGGATTTATATGCTGGACAAATTATTCAGATTCCATCAAAAGATTATGGTAATCAAGAAGTGGTTAATTATTTCGCAACAAACAAGGTTGAACCAGCAACGGCTTTAACCAAAGAACACATAGCCTTAATAGAAGGGAATTCGGGTATTGGATATTGGATAATTGAAAACAATTTTATAGTACAATAA
- a CDS encoding Clp protease ClpP, which translates to MIFQVQQNTIAAYGQIWEGNGMEFVSIFTQMESQYSDITVKIHTYGGSVFDGNLIFNTIQNSKKNIDIQIIGIAASMGAIISQSRKNKPRMVRNGYLMIHAPSGGTDGTATDHENTAKLLRSIEKNFKTLLVNSTGKPESYVAKWMVGDNWFDAEQALKEGLISEIIEPESDTIIANLNPQELGVQGMYYQFTALLTPKNESKINLDHTMKKPIIEALALTGVNEQSSDTAIIDAVNAKFAAEKSELQGKLDAEIKKRETAEESLKAKAKAAITAVVEAAKKAGKITQDQVATYESIAEASGIEVLNTVLGAIPARNPIYSQIQSHGKTDAVLGREEWDFDKWQKEDPKALEAMAGKEPEKFKELFNAKYKK; encoded by the coding sequence ATGATTTTTCAAGTACAGCAAAACACGATAGCCGCATACGGTCAAATTTGGGAAGGAAACGGAATGGAGTTCGTTTCGATATTCACACAAATGGAAAGTCAATACAGTGATATTACTGTAAAGATTCACACCTATGGAGGTTCTGTGTTTGACGGAAATCTAATCTTTAACACTATCCAAAACAGTAAAAAAAACATTGATATACAAATCATTGGTATAGCTGCATCGATGGGTGCAATAATCAGTCAGTCCCGCAAAAATAAACCTCGTATGGTAAGAAATGGATATTTGATGATTCACGCCCCATCAGGTGGTACCGATGGAACAGCAACCGACCACGAGAATACCGCTAAACTATTACGCTCAATAGAAAAAAACTTTAAAACTCTTTTAGTTAATAGTACAGGAAAGCCTGAAAGTTATGTCGCTAAATGGATGGTTGGGGACAACTGGTTTGATGCAGAACAGGCGCTGAAGGAAGGTTTGATTTCTGAAATCATAGAACCCGAAAGCGATACTATAATCGCTAATTTAAACCCACAAGAATTAGGTGTACAAGGAATGTATTACCAATTCACGGCTTTACTGACTCCTAAAAACGAATCAAAAATAAATTTAGATCATACTATGAAAAAACCAATTATTGAAGCTCTAGCCTTAACTGGTGTAAATGAGCAAAGTTCGGATACAGCGATTATTGATGCTGTTAATGCAAAGTTTGCTGCTGAAAAGTCAGAGCTTCAAGGTAAGCTAGATGCCGAAATTAAAAAGCGTGAAACTGCCGAAGAATCATTAAAAGCCAAAGCCAAAGCAGCTATTACGGCTGTTGTTGAAGCAGCTAAAAAAGCGGGTAAAATTACTCAAGACCAAGTGGCTACTTATGAAAGTATTGCTGAAGCTTCAGGAATTGAAGTTTTAAACACTGTTCTTGGTGCTATTCCGGCACGCAATCCTATCTATTCACAAATACAATCACATGGTAAAACGGATGCAGTTTTAGGTCGTGAGGAATGGGATTTTGACAAATGGCAAAAAGAAGATCCAAAAGCCTTAGAAGCTATGGCCGGAAAAGAACCAGAAAAATTCAAAGAATTGTTTAACGCAAAATATAAAAAATAA
- a CDS encoding transposase, whose amino-acid sequence MSNLLTNQAKKVMAERMFVEDGMTAKAIAEQLDVSEQTLSKWRKDGRWEDKRAEMLASPHKIREILIKELKTVATGGVSLIDADALAKINKVIETLSSSTSTQIVFSVFKEFDNWMADQDPKTAVLFTEYHKQFILFKINQEG is encoded by the coding sequence ATGTCAAATTTGCTCACAAATCAGGCAAAAAAAGTAATGGCCGAAAGGATGTTTGTCGAAGACGGAATGACAGCAAAAGCTATTGCCGAACAGCTAGACGTATCCGAACAAACACTGTCAAAATGGAGAAAAGACGGACGTTGGGAAGACAAGCGTGCCGAAATGTTGGCATCTCCTCATAAGATTCGCGAAATATTGATTAAGGAATTAAAAACCGTTGCTACTGGTGGAGTATCGCTTATCGATGCCGATGCACTCGCTAAGATTAATAAGGTAATCGAAACACTATCAAGTAGCACAAGTACACAAATTGTCTTTTCAGTTTTCAAAGAATTCGATAACTGGATGGCAGACCAAGACCCCAAAACAGCCGTCTTATTTACGGAATATCACAAACAGTTCATTTTGTTTAAAATAAATCAGGAAGGCTAA
- a CDS encoding nucleotidyltransferase, whose protein sequence is MARTVAQIQNLMLADIASDDTLTTALTSSSKYAIFRLFTFIVATAIWIHETFFDQHTVEIDTKIYNQKSGRPSWYREMALKFQYGFDLVADKDYFDNGTASQEQIEDSKIIKYAAVNESDDESRLIIKIAGEVDGVLTDFTDPSQVIAIKAYFKEIKYPGKITIINYKADQLYLNIQIKRDALVLNESGMSILNANYPVREAIQEFMKELPFDGDLKRSALVDKMQKVPGVLDATILSAESSWIDPELNGYATPQPIFISKVAVSGYFEIVTFDNINYVV, encoded by the coding sequence ATGGCTAGAACTGTAGCACAAATACAAAATTTAATGTTAGCGGATATTGCTTCAGATGATACGTTGACAACGGCGTTAACATCGTCAAGTAAGTACGCTATTTTTAGGCTATTCACATTTATAGTGGCAACAGCTATATGGATTCACGAAACTTTTTTCGACCAACATACTGTAGAAATTGATACAAAAATATACAATCAAAAATCAGGCAGACCATCATGGTATAGAGAAATGGCTTTGAAGTTTCAATACGGTTTTGACCTTGTTGCTGATAAAGATTATTTTGATAATGGCACAGCATCACAAGAACAAATTGAAGATTCTAAAATTATCAAATACGCTGCTGTAAATGAATCAGATGACGAAAGCAGGCTAATTATAAAAATAGCTGGAGAGGTTGATGGTGTTTTAACTGACTTTACTGACCCTTCTCAAGTTATAGCGATAAAAGCATATTTCAAAGAAATAAAATACCCGGGCAAAATAACAATCATTAATTATAAGGCTGATCAGCTTTATTTAAATATTCAAATTAAACGAGATGCTTTAGTTTTAAATGAAAGCGGAATGAGCATTTTAAACGCTAATTATCCTGTTCGAGAGGCTATTCAGGAATTTATGAAAGAACTTCCTTTTGATGGTGATTTGAAGCGTTCGGCTCTAGTGGATAAAATGCAAAAAGTACCAGGTGTTTTGGATGCTACAATATTAAGCGCTGAAAGTTCATGGATAGACCCTGAACTGAATGGTTACGCAACTCCACAGCCTATATTCATTTCGAAAGTAGCTGTAAGTGGTTATTTCGAAATAGTAACATTTGACAATATTAATTATGTGGTTTGA
- a CDS encoding oxidase, which yields MRQDILRDESGDLLFANGDFATGQSDQQHVEDIFDLQPGELKEFPLAGFGAINYIKKTITADEFKRDLKIQLNYDGYTNATIDTSKGIENLNIEI from the coding sequence ATGAGACAGGATATATTGAGAGACGAAAGCGGTGATTTATTATTTGCCAATGGTGATTTTGCCACAGGACAAAGTGATCAGCAACACGTTGAGGATATTTTTGACTTGCAACCAGGAGAATTAAAAGAGTTCCCTTTAGCAGGTTTTGGTGCTATCAATTATATCAAAAAAACAATTACTGCAGATGAGTTTAAACGTGATTTAAAGATTCAGTTAAACTATGATGGTTACACCAACGCAACGATTGACACCAGTAAAGGAATTGAGAATTTAAACATTGAAATATGA
- a CDS encoding phage protein Gp36 family protein, giving the protein MSRFLKDTDYAVLIRNEIKNILLENYTETKLLSAEEMAIAQIKNYLAGRYDVAAIFTTLADGATTDIRNAYIVMITIDCALYHLYCSIAPNKIPEHRSNRYQDVMEWLKLIAEGKGYADLPLIKDESTGEAKDSFRLSSKNTFTNNKW; this is encoded by the coding sequence ATGAGCCGATTTTTAAAAGATACCGACTACGCTGTATTGATTCGAAATGAAATCAAAAACATTTTGCTAGAAAATTACACTGAAACCAAGCTGTTGAGTGCAGAAGAAATGGCAATAGCTCAAATCAAGAACTATTTAGCCGGGCGTTATGATGTGGCTGCCATATTTACAACTTTAGCTGATGGAGCTACCACTGATATCCGGAACGCTTATATCGTAATGATTACTATTGATTGTGCCTTGTATCATTTGTATTGTTCCATCGCTCCCAATAAGATTCCAGAACACCGTTCCAACCGATACCAAGACGTAATGGAATGGCTCAAATTAATAGCCGAAGGAAAAGGCTATGCTGACCTGCCATTAATCAAAGACGAAAGCACGGGAGAAGCAAAGGACAGCTTTCGATTAAGCAGCAAAAACACATTCACGAATAACAAGTGGTAG